The following nucleotide sequence is from Cellulosilyticum sp. I15G10I2.
ATATTCATCGATTCTGTTGTTGAACCATTTGTAGATAATAAAGGAACATGGGTTGTCCGATACTTTGGACGATTGTGTTTAGAGGGGGTATTGTTTGATATTGCAGCAGAAAACAGATTGAACTTAGAAAATCATAAATACGATACGGTATTATGGAGGGGCTTTAATATTTTGATTGAGACTTTTAAAAATAGATACAATCTTGAAATTCAAAGAGGAAGAATAGATAGAATAAAAGCGATGAAAAAATATATGGGAAAAATATAACTACTTAGAAAATGTTTGATTAGCATTCTTTACATTTTGTGCAGCATTGAGTCTTGAGCAGAGATACAGGGCTCCACCGTCCTTGGTGACTAGGCTTCGCGGGACGTGCGACTTTACTTAACAATGCCCTCAAGTTCGCTACGCACATCCCCCAGCCTAACCGAGTCGGAGTTACCCAAATCCAAGATAAGAGCTATCTAAGGAGTTGGGCAACTCCTGTTAGGCTGGAAGACGTCGAGAATGCGAGAACGTTATGTGACATTGCACACTAGCTTAAAATATAAAGATTATTTGTAATTGGGAGATGAAATTTATGAAAGAAAAAATTAAGCAAATTGTATTATCGCTTGGTGCTGATGTTTGTGGAATTGCAAATATTGATAGGTTTATTGATACACCAAAAGGCTTTTCCCCAACTGATATCTTTTCAGATTGTAAATCAGTAATCATCTTTGGCATAGCACTTCCTAAAGGAGTTACCCAAGTAGAGCCACGAATAATTTATGGACATTTCAATAATAGCAGTTGTTTGCAAGTTGATGAGGTTTCATTTAGAGCAGCAAAAATAGTAGAAGCAGAGTTTGGATGCTATGCTGTTCCAATACCTTGTGATAGTCCTTATGATTTTTGGGACGAAGAAAATATGAAAGGTCGTGGACTAATTTCTATGAAACACGCCGCTGTTCTAGCAGGTATTGGGACAATTGGAAAAAGTGCACTACTTTTAAACAATGAATTCGGGAATATTCTAACCATTGGAGCAATATTAACGAATTTGAATATGCAATCGGATGAGTTATGTAAAAGTATTTGTATAGATGAATGCAATAAGTGCATTGACAGTTGTCCTGTTGGTGCAATAGAAGGTGGGGATGTCAATCAAAAATTATGTCGAAATAATACTTATGGGAAAAATGGGCGTGGTTTTGATATTGTTAATTGTAACAATTGCAGAAATAAATGCCCGATGAGATATGGAAATAAGCATTTAAAAAGGAGGCATACTATGAAAGTATTTGAAACTGAAAGGTTATATTTAAGGGAACTAACGTTTGAGGATAAAAAAGAATTAGCAAGAGTTTTATCTGATCCAGATTCTATGGAATTTTACCCTCACCCATTTTCTGAGATAGAGGTAGAAGAGTGGATAAGATGGAATATAGAAAATTATGCAAAGTATAAACATGGACTATGGGCAGTGATATTAAAAGAAAGTGATACTTTTATAGGAGATTGTGGTATAACCATGCAAAACATTGATGATAGATCTGTACCAGAAATTGGCTTTCATATAATAAAAGATTATTGTAATAAAGGATATGCAACAGAGGCCGCAGATGCATGTAAAGAATATGCATTTAATTCTCTGAACTACTCTGAAATATTTTCATATACAACAGTTAGGAATATCTCATCACAGAAGGTAGCAGAGAAGATAGGCATGAAAGTATATAAATATTTTGAAAAGAACAATGAAAAGCAAGTGGTTCAAGTAGCTATTAGGAGTTAAAATTTCTTTGTTATATAGTCTCAATTTATATTATGATAGGAGGATCTCATGGATAAAAAATACGAATTTGAATCAGACAGATTAGGTTTTAGGCTTTGGAGCGATGAAGATAGTGTGCTATTTTCTAGAATGAATGCAGATAATAAAGTAATGCAATATTTCCCTAGTGTTTTGAATAAAAAAGAATCTGATAAGTTTATTGAAAAAATTATGGACCATTTTAAAGAGTATGGATATGGCTTGTGGGCTGTGGATATTAAAGAGACTCATGAATTTATTGGGTTTATAGGGTTTTATACAGCTACATTTGAATCAGATTTTACTCCATGTGTTGAGATTGGATGGAGACTAGATGATAGATTTTGGAACAAGGGATATGCTACTGAAGGAGCAATTAAGTGTTTAGATTATGGATTCAATATATTAGGATTGAATAATATATTTTCATTTACTTCAAAAATAAATAAACCATCTATTAATGTAATGAAAAAGATAGGATTAATAGAGCAAGGTACATTTCTACATTCTAATATTAGTGAAGATAATCCCTTAAGACCACATGTATTATATAAAATTGATAAAAAGACATATGATAAGAACCACTAAAAATAAGTTGTATGGCTATATCCGTAATTTACATCAGCTAACTTTTGATTTATAGTTTAGGGAAAATTAAATGAAAAGGGGTTCTTTATGAAATGTAGAAATTGTGGTGAGATAATTAATTGTGAGATTACTGATGTGGATTCAAAGATTACATTTGCTTGGTTCAATATGTTGCTTGAGAGTATTGATAGTCTTCCTTTTGAAACAAAAAGAGAAGTGGTAAAGGGGTGTAGCATTTCCCACTTTAACGCAATAAATATGGAGGATATTTTAAAGACGTACATAGGTGATGTATATAGCTTTATTAAATTTTTAGAGACAGAGTGGAATTGGTCAGTACAAATAAACGAGGGAGAGCGGGTCATATATGCTGATGAAAATAAATCACAATGTATTTGTCCTATAGTTAAACTTGGTGAGATTAAAACTTCATTAATGTGTAATTGTTCGGAGGGTTTTGCTGAGAAAATGTTTACGAAGGTCCTTCAGAGAAATGCGAATGCTAAGGTGATTAGTTCTATTTTGAATGGTGATAAAAGCTGTGCCTATGAAATTAGGTGGGGGCAGTAAAGCTTATAGGATACCTTTCGTAATAGTGGCTATAGCTGTATTTTAAATAACTAAACCATCACGTTTATCATAGAACGTATTGGAAAAAGCGTAAATTGCAAGTGTCATCTATTTAAGACTAATCATAAGTATGCAAATAAAGGCGACAACACCAGTTTTAGTGAGTCTCCTTTATTTAGAATGTTAAATTAACACTGAAGCTGGCTTTTAACCTGTTGAACCTCGGTGTCATTAGCAGGCATTGCTGGTTGGTAAAAACCTTTTGTTTCTGCTAGCTTAAAAAGGTTATATTGAGAACATTCACAAGTATCTCTGATCTGCTGAAGGGCTTCTCTAAGTTCAGGGTTTTCACATTCTGATATGGAGTTTGCATAAAATGTAAGGTTGTTTTTGATCATTGCGAGGGTATCATTAACCATTGTTTTATCTTGTAACATACTATCTCTCCTAACTTAAAAATGACATTAATTTTTGTTTATCATTTTGCGCATCCTGTACGGATTTTTCAAAACAGGCTTTTACTTGTGGGTCTTTGGCATCTTGAGCATAAGTTTGAAGCTTTTCACAAGCTGTGTCAAAGGCACCTACAAGGTGACGGATATTTTGTAATTCTAATTGATTTAAATGCGACATTGTGAGGACTCCTTTCTATAAAATTCTCGATTAGTATTTTTATAAACCTATAAAAATATACATAGGTTATAAAAGCAGAAGTATAGCTATAAATAAATGGTTTTATTAGTTTAAGATGTGGGATACATTTTGTTAAAGTTGGAATAATAAACATCATATAATCGAAAGGAGATTTTATAATGTTTAACCCATTTGAACAAAAGCCAACGCCAGTTAGTGAGGGAATTATGGACTGGAAAACTGTTTATCCAAAACCGTATTCTAAACATGATGTAGATCCTTATACAAAAATACGTGTTATTCTTATGAATGGCATTGAAGTTGAGTCCGCTATTTTCTCCCACCAATTTCATCGTAACTGTAATGACAACGACCTAAGACGGGAACTTGCAATGACTAGGCGTATAGAGCAACTGCAGCAAAAGCATATTAACTGGCTCAAACCTATTGATGAAACTCAAATTGAAACAACAATAGGTTATGAACATGTAGCAGTAGATTTAACCGCATGGCTGGCACAAAATGAGCCAGACCCTTATGTGAAGCAAACACTAGATTTCGCACTTCTAGAAGACTTTGATCATTTATATCGCTATTCTAATTTACTCAATCTAGACAAAAACATTCCTTCTCAGAAACTCGTAAAAAGCTATGTTGAGATCACGCCG
It contains:
- a CDS encoding GNAT family N-acetyltransferase; this encodes MKEKIKQIVLSLGADVCGIANIDRFIDTPKGFSPTDIFSDCKSVIIFGIALPKGVTQVEPRIIYGHFNNSSCLQVDEVSFRAAKIVEAEFGCYAVPIPCDSPYDFWDEENMKGRGLISMKHAAVLAGIGTIGKSALLLNNEFGNILTIGAILTNLNMQSDELCKSICIDECNKCIDSCPVGAIEGGDVNQKLCRNNTYGKNGRGFDIVNCNNCRNKCPMRYGNKHLKRRHTMKVFETERLYLRELTFEDKKELARVLSDPDSMEFYPHPFSEIEVEEWIRWNIENYAKYKHGLWAVILKESDTFIGDCGITMQNIDDRSVPEIGFHIIKDYCNKGYATEAADACKEYAFNSLNYSEIFSYTTVRNISSQKVAEKIGMKVYKYFEKNNEKQVVQVAIRS
- a CDS encoding GNAT family N-acetyltransferase, which codes for MDKKYEFESDRLGFRLWSDEDSVLFSRMNADNKVMQYFPSVLNKKESDKFIEKIMDHFKEYGYGLWAVDIKETHEFIGFIGFYTATFESDFTPCVEIGWRLDDRFWNKGYATEGAIKCLDYGFNILGLNNIFSFTSKINKPSINVMKKIGLIEQGTFLHSNISEDNPLRPHVLYKIDKKTYDKNH
- a CDS encoding spore coat protein, with the protein product MLQDKTMVNDTLAMIKNNLTFYANSISECENPELREALQQIRDTCECSQYNLFKLAETKGFYQPAMPANDTEVQQVKSQLQC